The following are from one region of the Geoalkalibacter subterraneus genome:
- a CDS encoding rhodanese-like domain-containing protein, with translation MRKFVFSSWVSTGLAILLALCLQLAALPAVAQDIQISGQVKGVSQKAKTIQVQTSDGPRMVLFDSDTEGMEHVKEGEAAIFTVEQVGNDRIARKIAPKLAKLPEGVKEISTEEVARLVAQGPAKGGYYLVDSRPAQRYAEGHIPTAVSIPVPRLEKTGAMLLPEDKDRLLIFYCGGPT, from the coding sequence ATGAGAAAGTTTGTTTTCTCGTCCTGGGTTTCAACGGGCCTGGCCATACTGCTGGCGCTTTGCCTGCAGCTCGCAGCCTTGCCTGCCGTTGCCCAGGACATCCAGATCAGCGGACAGGTCAAGGGGGTCAGCCAGAAGGCAAAGACCATCCAGGTCCAGACCTCCGACGGGCCGCGCATGGTGCTGTTCGATTCGGACACCGAAGGTATGGAACATGTCAAGGAAGGCGAAGCGGCGATCTTCACCGTTGAGCAGGTAGGCAATGACCGTATCGCACGAAAGATTGCACCGAAACTGGCAAAGCTGCCGGAAGGCGTCAAAGAAATTTCCACCGAAGAGGTGGCTCGCCTGGTGGCCCAGGGCCCGGCAAAAGGCGGCTACTACCTGGTGGATTCGCGACCCGCGCAGCGCTATGCCGAAGGACACATCCCCACCGCCGTATCCATCCCGGTACCGCGCTTAGAAAAAACCGGTGCCATGCTGCTGCCTGAGGACAAGGATCGGTTGCTGATCTTTTACTGCGGAGGCCCTACCTGA
- a CDS encoding 4Fe-4S binding protein gives MSINKENGSRYHTRQRPSPRLPPMLPRYLVQAGFLVFYGWLIVQFALWTASLQTTGPPPSPRPVAIDGFLPYNGLVGLQYWLASGEWYPVHGAAAFIVLAALLSALLLKRGFCSWVCPVFPLSEGLWRLGEKLMGRTFAPPFWLDLFLRTFKYLLLGFILQRVFFMSFPQLQAYVDSSRHQLADIRLLHFFQSPSTTTLLVIVLLATACFCIQMAWCRYLCPYGALLGLLSLFSLVGVCRDPRRCIRCGLCSAKCPAWLPVMHKLRVRSPECFACYRCVHNCPAPGAVTLRAARRLVIPSLLFGILLLSLFAAMDLYGRFEGRWHDERAPQEIRRQMVELKQE, from the coding sequence GTGTCAATCAACAAAGAAAACGGCTCCAGATACCACACCAGGCAACGCCCCTCCCCTCGCCTGCCGCCGATGCTGCCCCGTTACCTGGTGCAGGCCGGCTTTCTGGTGTTTTATGGCTGGCTGATCGTGCAGTTTGCCCTCTGGACGGCCTCGCTGCAAACAACGGGCCCGCCCCCTTCCCCCCGTCCCGTTGCCATCGATGGTTTTCTGCCCTACAACGGGCTGGTAGGCTTGCAGTATTGGCTCGCCAGTGGCGAATGGTATCCCGTTCATGGGGCGGCAGCCTTTATTGTGCTGGCCGCGCTGCTGAGCGCATTGCTGCTCAAGCGCGGGTTCTGTTCCTGGGTCTGCCCGGTGTTTCCTCTGTCGGAGGGCTTGTGGCGCCTGGGTGAAAAGCTCATGGGGCGCACCTTTGCCCCACCCTTCTGGCTTGACCTCTTTCTGCGCACCTTTAAATATCTGCTGCTTGGATTTATTCTGCAGCGTGTATTTTTCATGTCCTTCCCGCAGCTGCAGGCCTACGTCGATTCGTCCCGCCACCAATTGGCCGATATCCGGCTGCTGCATTTTTTCCAATCTCCCTCCACGACGACTCTCCTTGTCATCGTTCTGCTGGCGACGGCCTGTTTTTGTATCCAGATGGCCTGGTGCCGCTATCTGTGCCCTTATGGTGCTCTTCTGGGACTGTTGTCGCTTTTCTCCCTGGTCGGTGTATGCCGCGACCCCCGCCGCTGCATACGCTGCGGCCTGTGTTCGGCAAAGTGTCCAGCGTGGCTGCCGGTGATGCACAAGCTCAGGGTGCGCTCGCCGGAATGCTTTGCCTGCTACCGCTGCGTGCACAACTGTCCGGCCCCGGGAGCGGTGACGCTGCGTGCCGCCCGCAGGTTGGTGATCCCTTCCCTGCTCTTTGGAATTCTGCTGCTCAGCTTGTTTGCGGCGATGGATCTCTACGGCCGCTTCGAAGGTCGCTGGCACGATGAAAGAGCGCCACAGGAAATTCGCCGGCAGATGGTGGAACTGAAACAGGAGTGA
- a CDS encoding glycoside hydrolase family 65 protein — translation MIRHETLNPPPHIYPVNPWKIIETAFYPRFLAQTETIFSVGNGYLGFRGNFEEGRPTVQNGTFINGFHETWPIVYGETAFGFAQTGQTMLNVPDAKVVKLYVDDEPFYLPTAMLQIYERTLDMQSGTLDREVLWETPSGKRVLIESRRLVSLSQRHLAAISFQVTVLNDHAPVVICSEIVGDQPNQSGDKDPRQSKGFIHNPWITEDHYGRKNRLMLSHRVKNSGMVLACGADHHIETECEYSRSSSCDGVYGKVEFSVDARMGKPIQIFKYVAYHTSRGGASPQELCERCERTLDRALKLGFSSLVKEQRTFLDDFWQRADIEIEGDPEKNTRSAGEMQQALRWNLFQILQACARAEGTGIPAKGLTGQTYEGHYFWDTEIYVLPFLTYTTPRIARNLLRFRHSMLDRARKRAREVNQVGALFPWRTINGEEASAYYAAGTAQYHINADIMFALRKYAEITDDKSLLFNEGAEMLVETARLWLDLGFYSERQGGCFCIHSVTGPDEYTTVVNNNAFTNLMARENLWHAAQTVQFMRENFAEHYANLVHRTGLAEKEDQHWQEAADRMFIPYDEELRIHPQDDSFLDREVWDLKKTPKSHFPLLLYYHPLVIYRHQVIKQADVVLAMFLLGDEFTREQKHRNFDYYDPLTTGDSSLSACIQAIVAAEIGDEEKAVKYARYAVLMDLADVGGNVKDGCHIASMGGTWMVAVYGFAGMRDFGGNISFDPRLPEMLKSMRFALTLRGQRLEVKITHEKTQYTLGGGDRLQVTHQGEELTLSIGETIERPNRPPPIPEGHEK, via the coding sequence ATGATTCGACATGAAACCCTCAACCCGCCGCCGCATATCTACCCGGTCAATCCGTGGAAGATTATCGAAACCGCCTTTTATCCCCGCTTCCTGGCGCAGACGGAAACCATTTTTTCCGTCGGCAACGGCTATCTCGGTTTTCGCGGCAATTTCGAAGAGGGGCGTCCGACGGTTCAAAACGGCACTTTCATCAACGGCTTTCACGAGACCTGGCCGATCGTCTACGGTGAAACCGCCTTCGGCTTCGCCCAGACCGGGCAGACCATGCTCAATGTCCCGGACGCCAAGGTCGTCAAGCTCTATGTCGACGATGAACCCTTTTACCTGCCGACGGCGATGCTGCAGATCTATGAGCGCACCCTCGACATGCAGAGCGGCACCCTGGACCGCGAAGTGCTGTGGGAAACGCCGTCCGGAAAGCGGGTACTGATCGAATCGCGCCGCCTGGTTTCCCTGTCGCAGCGGCATCTGGCCGCGATCTCGTTTCAGGTCACGGTGCTCAACGATCATGCCCCGGTGGTGATCTGCTCTGAAATCGTCGGCGACCAGCCCAACCAGTCGGGAGACAAAGACCCGCGTCAGTCCAAGGGATTTATTCACAACCCCTGGATCACCGAAGACCACTACGGCCGCAAAAACCGACTGATGCTGAGCCACCGCGTGAAAAACAGCGGCATGGTGCTTGCCTGCGGCGCCGATCACCACATCGAGACCGAATGCGAATACAGCCGCTCCAGCAGTTGTGACGGGGTTTACGGCAAGGTGGAGTTTTCAGTCGATGCCCGCATGGGCAAGCCGATCCAGATATTCAAATACGTCGCCTACCATACCTCTCGTGGAGGGGCGAGCCCGCAGGAGCTTTGCGAGCGGTGCGAGCGCACCCTGGACCGAGCCCTGAAGCTGGGATTTTCCTCCCTTGTCAAGGAGCAGCGGACTTTCCTGGATGATTTCTGGCAGCGCGCCGATATTGAGATTGAAGGCGATCCTGAAAAAAACACCCGTTCGGCCGGTGAGATGCAGCAGGCGCTACGCTGGAACCTGTTTCAGATCCTGCAGGCCTGTGCCCGGGCGGAAGGCACCGGCATCCCCGCCAAGGGCCTGACCGGCCAGACCTACGAGGGGCACTATTTCTGGGATACCGAAATCTACGTCCTGCCCTTTCTCACCTATACCACGCCGCGCATCGCCCGCAACCTGCTGCGCTTTCGCCACAGCATGCTCGATCGGGCCCGGAAGCGGGCACGGGAAGTGAACCAGGTCGGAGCCCTGTTTCCCTGGCGCACCATCAACGGCGAGGAAGCCAGCGCCTACTATGCCGCAGGCACGGCGCAGTATCATATCAACGCCGACATCATGTTCGCCCTGCGCAAATATGCGGAAATCACCGACGACAAATCTCTGCTGTTCAACGAGGGCGCCGAAATGTTGGTGGAAACGGCGCGTTTGTGGCTCGATCTCGGCTTTTATTCAGAGCGGCAGGGTGGGTGCTTCTGCATCCACAGCGTCACCGGCCCTGACGAATACACCACCGTCGTCAACAACAATGCCTTTACCAACCTGATGGCGCGGGAGAACCTGTGGCACGCCGCCCAGACGGTGCAATTTATGCGGGAGAACTTCGCCGAACATTACGCCAACCTGGTCCACAGAACGGGGCTTGCCGAGAAGGAGGATCAGCACTGGCAGGAAGCGGCGGACCGGATGTTTATCCCGTACGACGAGGAGCTGCGCATTCATCCGCAGGACGACAGCTTTCTCGACCGCGAGGTGTGGGATCTGAAAAAAACGCCCAAATCGCACTTCCCGCTGCTGCTCTACTACCACCCGCTGGTGATCTATCGGCACCAGGTCATCAAGCAGGCCGATGTGGTGCTGGCCATGTTCCTGCTGGGCGATGAATTCACCCGCGAGCAGAAACATAGAAACTTCGATTACTATGATCCCCTGACCACCGGGGACTCCTCTCTGTCAGCCTGCATCCAGGCGATCGTGGCCGCAGAGATCGGCGATGAGGAGAAGGCGGTCAAGTACGCACGCTACGCGGTCCTGATGGACCTGGCCGATGTGGGCGGAAACGTCAAGGACGGCTGCCACATCGCCTCCATGGGCGGCACCTGGATGGTAGCGGTGTACGGCTTTGCCGGCATGCGTGATTTCGGCGGCAACATCAGCTTCGACCCCCGCCTGCCCGAAATGCTCAAAAGCATGCGCTTTGCCCTGACGCTGCGCGGACAGCGGTTGGAAGTCAAGATCACCCATGAGAAGACGCAATACACCCTGGGCGGCGGCGATCGCCTGCAGGTGACCCATCAGGGGGAGGAGTTGACCCTCTCCATCGGTGAGACAATCGAGCGTCCCAATCGTCCACCGCCAATCCCTGAGGGGCACGAGAAATAA
- a CDS encoding rhodanese-like domain-containing protein, whose translation MSPKAAGLAVKMGYTQVKVYLQGDPGWQESGRVLTASDAFILDGNIILIDLRAPELAAKGHIPGAVNIPFEQLEDSWEQFPSFARAPIIFYGEGNQADEAVEMLRTWGYLNLSVVAGGFERWIKEGFPVVEGAPATEVEWVRTLEEGEIALEDFRKALDVQPDDILILDVRGPAEVAEGMLPGARNIPLDQLESRVSELPKDKKILVYCSTGARASMARDVLVKAGLDARFVTATLRCSDGECSVDQ comes from the coding sequence ATGAGTCCTAAAGCCGCCGGTCTGGCGGTTAAAATGGGTTACACCCAGGTCAAAGTCTATCTGCAGGGCGATCCCGGCTGGCAGGAATCGGGTCGGGTTCTGACGGCAAGCGACGCATTTATCCTCGACGGCAACATTATCCTGATCGACCTGCGTGCACCGGAGTTGGCTGCAAAGGGCCACATCCCCGGTGCGGTCAATATTCCCTTTGAGCAGCTTGAAGATTCATGGGAGCAATTTCCCAGTTTCGCCCGCGCGCCGATCATCTTCTACGGAGAGGGGAATCAGGCGGATGAGGCCGTGGAGATGCTGAGAACATGGGGATATCTCAACCTCTCGGTGGTCGCAGGCGGTTTCGAGCGCTGGATAAAAGAAGGGTTCCCGGTCGTCGAGGGCGCTCCGGCCACCGAGGTTGAATGGGTGCGCACCCTGGAAGAGGGAGAGATTGCGCTGGAGGATTTCCGCAAAGCGCTTGATGTGCAACCGGACGATATCCTTATCCTCGACGTGCGTGGACCGGCAGAGGTTGCCGAAGGCATGCTGCCGGGCGCGCGCAACATCCCTCTCGATCAACTCGAATCACGGGTGAGCGAGCTGCCCAAAGACAAGAAGATCCTGGTCTATTGTTCCACCGGTGCCCGCGCGTCCATGGCCCGCGACGTGCTGGTCAAGGCCGGGCTTGATGCTCGCTTTGTCACGGCCACCCTTCGGTGTTCCGACGGAGAGTGCTCCGTGGACCAGTAG
- a CDS encoding tyrosine-type recombinase/integrase: MYYREHPTRKNGVKFDRQWIIRQTLGGVQRVSVVGWMSEGHLIGDAMNKAAEYKSNHKWNQQNPDKPRRPICRQDEDDAAALLAAQIERQRKQEAFENVTFADFFNDSYLPIQHSNKKKSIGREQVLFKYHLEPVIGNLTFKQIQSLHIERIKKNMVNKGQSPRHIQYALAVARQIWTTAVKARVTNLQNPIKEVKSPKVNNKKDRFFTYEEEALYLDELAKRSPITHDMAVMSLDTGARWSELAKLQWQHVNLTAETVRLIDTKAGDDRTLHLATNRVRAMLQLRYDERQSDFVFPATDGGQQEQVNRVSYRVIKELGFNTGKDRKHWLSFHSCRHTCASRLAMAGVPLYTIKDVLGHHTIKTTERYAHLLPSASREALELLERTTGDNTIPLHRQIEKTSS, translated from the coding sequence GTGTATTATCGCGAACACCCGACCCGGAAAAATGGCGTCAAGTTTGATCGTCAATGGATCATCCGGCAGACCCTTGGAGGCGTCCAGAGGGTTTCTGTTGTCGGTTGGATGAGTGAGGGTCATTTGATCGGCGACGCCATGAACAAGGCGGCAGAATATAAATCGAACCACAAGTGGAATCAGCAGAATCCTGACAAGCCCCGGCGTCCGATATGCAGACAGGATGAAGATGATGCAGCGGCACTGCTGGCGGCACAGATCGAGCGCCAGAGAAAGCAGGAGGCGTTTGAAAATGTCACCTTTGCTGATTTTTTTAACGACAGCTATCTCCCGATTCAGCACTCGAATAAGAAGAAGTCCATCGGGCGCGAGCAGGTTTTGTTCAAGTATCATCTGGAGCCGGTTATCGGCAATCTGACATTCAAGCAGATTCAGTCCCTGCATATTGAGCGGATCAAAAAAAACATGGTCAATAAAGGGCAGTCACCACGGCATATTCAATACGCACTGGCCGTTGCGCGGCAAATCTGGACAACGGCAGTCAAGGCGCGAGTGACAAATCTCCAGAACCCGATTAAAGAGGTGAAAAGCCCAAAGGTGAACAACAAGAAAGATCGTTTTTTTACCTATGAGGAAGAAGCCCTTTATCTGGATGAGCTGGCAAAGCGAAGTCCGATAACACACGACATGGCGGTCATGAGTCTTGATACTGGCGCACGTTGGTCGGAGCTGGCAAAGCTGCAATGGCAGCACGTCAATTTAACAGCCGAAACCGTCCGCCTGATTGACACCAAGGCCGGAGACGACCGAACCCTGCACCTTGCCACCAATAGGGTCAGAGCAATGCTGCAACTGCGCTATGATGAAAGGCAAAGTGATTTTGTTTTTCCGGCGACAGACGGCGGTCAGCAGGAGCAGGTCAACCGAGTCAGTTATCGCGTTATCAAGGAACTCGGATTTAATACCGGCAAAGATCGCAAGCACTGGTTAAGTTTTCATAGTTGCCGACACACCTGCGCCAGTCGATTGGCAATGGCGGGAGTACCCCTGTATACCATCAAGGATGTTTTAGGTCACCATACCATCAAGACGACGGAGCGTTACGCCCACCTGTTGCCAAGCGCGAGCCGTGAAGCACTGGAACTGCTGGAGCGAACCACCGGCGACAACACCATTCCCCTTCACCGACAAATCGAGAAAACGAGCAGTTGA
- a CDS encoding diadenylate cyclase yields the protein MPKSAFSAIENSLRDFLGGARVTLTEIDEQDKDEGADDPCQILVRLKIDKSAYLFRAQRKYLSFTATERSFIQELFAAFEGLLRGFSADGYAAHFRTALLTSLTDIAVARYIRGDRKGVFWPTQSLLQLLKTLSYQRYEGSPATTGFLVYRTQLDDLLESIKKTRYDWLDLGDDRRRLSGDFFRNPLSYRFVDGLRALFVCDIRMNVKGTIRTSAPGPRDSIEQLANRETVSLLAQAGEGAFAIYVNKASEVEVVLDSDRLLVWRRGSWGIFDPDIYRDFLRGHLDKRSIDHLVWSIYALSKARHGTVVLVADDETDLEALRKGSVGGRDALSRALIHHVRGTKIGTLKRSGELIRILSSDGLTVINRKGELLDTGVIIDTSQVGDLVTGGGRTTAATAASRFGRVVKVSEDGPVDLFRDGQSVYRFG from the coding sequence ATGCCGAAATCAGCTTTCAGTGCGATTGAAAACAGTCTTCGTGATTTTCTTGGCGGGGCGCGCGTCACCCTGACCGAAATCGATGAACAGGACAAGGATGAAGGCGCTGATGACCCGTGCCAGATTCTGGTTCGGCTCAAAATTGATAAATCCGCCTACCTTTTCCGCGCGCAGCGCAAATACCTCTCATTCACGGCCACTGAAAGAAGTTTCATTCAGGAGCTTTTTGCCGCGTTTGAAGGTTTGCTGCGCGGCTTCAGCGCCGACGGCTATGCGGCCCATTTCCGAACGGCGCTGCTGACCTCACTTACCGATATTGCCGTGGCCCGGTATATCCGCGGCGACCGCAAAGGGGTCTTCTGGCCGACGCAGAGCCTGCTTCAACTGCTCAAGACCCTCTCCTATCAGCGCTATGAAGGCTCCCCCGCCACCACCGGCTTTCTGGTCTACCGCACCCAGCTCGACGATCTGCTTGAATCGATCAAAAAAACCCGCTACGACTGGCTCGACCTGGGCGACGACCGCCGGCGCCTGTCGGGGGACTTCTTCCGCAACCCCCTCTCCTATCGCTTTGTCGACGGCCTGCGTGCCCTGTTCGTGTGCGACATCCGCATGAACGTCAAGGGCACCATCCGCACCAGCGCCCCGGGGCCGCGCGACTCCATCGAGCAACTGGCCAACCGTGAGACGGTTTCCCTGCTGGCCCAGGCCGGCGAGGGGGCGTTTGCCATCTACGTCAACAAGGCCTCCGAGGTGGAGGTGGTTCTGGACAGCGACCGCCTGCTGGTCTGGCGCAGAGGCTCCTGGGGGATCTTCGACCCCGACATCTACCGCGATTTCCTGCGCGGCCACCTCGACAAGCGCTCGATCGATCACCTGGTGTGGTCGATCTACGCCCTCTCCAAGGCGCGTCACGGCACGGTGGTGCTGGTGGCGGACGATGAAACGGACCTGGAGGCGCTGCGAAAGGGCTCCGTCGGGGGGCGCGATGCGCTGAGCCGCGCCCTGATTCACCACGTGCGCGGGACCAAGATCGGCACCCTCAAACGCTCCGGCGAACTGATCCGCATCCTCTCGTCGGACGGCCTGACGGTGATCAACCGCAAGGGGGAGCTGCTCGACACGGGCGTTATCATCGACACCTCCCAGGTGGGTGATCTGGTCACCGGCGGCGGGCGGACCACCGCTGCCACCGCAGCCTCGCGTTTCGGGCGGGTGGTCAAGGTCTCAGAGGATGGCCCGGTCGACCTGTTCCGCGACGGTCAAAGTGTCTATCGTTTCGGCTGA
- a CDS encoding type II toxin-antitoxin system RelE/ParE family toxin: MTANDKDIIWVGDSKDNLRSFPEEVKDAMGFALRQAQQGGKHPAAKPLKGFKGAGVLEIVEDHDGDTYRAVYTVRFKGRVYVLHAFQKKSKKGIQTPQPVIDLIRDRLKRVEAHEKDMT; encoded by the coding sequence ATGACTGCAAACGACAAAGACATCATTTGGGTCGGCGACAGTAAAGATAATCTCAGATCGTTTCCAGAAGAAGTGAAAGACGCTATGGGTTTTGCCCTGCGACAAGCGCAACAGGGCGGCAAGCATCCTGCTGCAAAACCACTGAAGGGATTCAAAGGCGCTGGCGTCCTTGAAATTGTCGAAGATCACGACGGCGATACTTACCGGGCGGTTTATACCGTCCGATTCAAAGGCAGGGTTTACGTTTTACACGCATTCCAGAAGAAGTCGAAAAAAGGTATTCAGACACCGCAACCGGTTATTGATTTAATCAGGGATCGTCTGAAGCGCGTCGAGGCGCACGAAAAGGACATGACATGA
- a CDS encoding MFS transporter translates to MPSSFLHLIRVFLPFALGYFLSYIYRTVNAVLAPDLVADLNLDPAALGLLTSAYFLAFAAFQLPLGVLLDRFGPRRVEATLLVVAAAGAFLFARAESLMMLMVGRALIGLGVSACLMAAFKAFTQWFEPERLPLVNGIQMISGGLGALVATAPVEAALHVTDWRGVFTLLSGVTLLAALAVYLVVPRRDEGKGAISLSEQWQGVRTIYSSGFFWRLAPWAIAAQAAYLSLPGLWAGPWLRDLAGLDRGDAARVLLLLAVAMMAGYFFFGFITERLSRRGVAPLRVVVTGLALFGSVQLALIGAGQVAPALAWILFGFSGTACILPYAVLSQKFPRELAGRANTALNLPVFLGAFSAQWLVGAMIGLWPETATGYHPTGYRAGFGLLLLLQLAAAGWFLWSGRRRHGREAGDA, encoded by the coding sequence ATGCCCTCCTCTTTTCTCCATCTGATCCGGGTCTTTCTGCCCTTTGCCCTGGGTTATTTCCTCTCCTATATCTACCGAACCGTCAACGCGGTGCTGGCGCCCGACCTGGTGGCCGATCTCAATCTGGATCCGGCCGCGCTGGGGCTGCTGACCTCCGCCTATTTCCTGGCTTTTGCCGCCTTTCAGCTGCCCCTCGGCGTGCTGCTCGACCGTTTCGGGCCGCGACGGGTGGAGGCAACCCTGCTGGTTGTTGCCGCGGCGGGGGCTTTTCTGTTTGCGCGGGCCGAGAGCCTGATGATGCTTATGGTCGGGCGCGCCCTGATTGGACTGGGCGTGTCGGCCTGCCTGATGGCCGCGTTCAAGGCGTTTACCCAGTGGTTCGAGCCCGAGCGCCTGCCGCTGGTCAATGGCATCCAGATGATTTCCGGCGGCCTGGGGGCGCTGGTGGCGACCGCACCGGTAGAAGCGGCGTTGCATGTCACCGACTGGCGCGGGGTGTTTACCCTGCTGAGCGGCGTCACCCTGCTGGCAGCGCTGGCGGTCTATCTGGTGGTGCCGCGGCGCGATGAGGGAAAGGGAGCGATTTCGTTAAGCGAGCAGTGGCAAGGTGTCCGAACCATCTATTCCAGCGGGTTTTTCTGGCGTCTTGCGCCCTGGGCGATCGCGGCTCAGGCCGCCTATCTGTCTCTTCCCGGCTTGTGGGCGGGACCCTGGCTGCGCGACCTTGCAGGGTTGGATCGAGGCGACGCTGCACGTGTTCTTCTGCTGCTGGCAGTGGCGATGATGGCCGGTTATTTCTTCTTCGGTTTTATTACCGAGCGATTGTCAAGACGAGGCGTTGCGCCCCTGCGAGTCGTGGTGACTGGGCTGGCGTTGTTCGGCAGCGTGCAGCTGGCCCTGATCGGCGCTGGGCAGGTGGCCCCGGCTCTGGCCTGGATCCTGTTTGGTTTCAGCGGTACGGCCTGCATTCTGCCCTATGCTGTTTTGTCCCAGAAGTTTCCCCGCGAACTGGCCGGGCGTGCCAATACCGCTTTGAATCTGCCGGTTTTCCTGGGGGCGTTTTCTGCCCAGTGGCTGGTCGGCGCGATGATCGGATTGTGGCCGGAGACGGCGACTGGCTATCATCCGACCGGGTACCGCGCCGGATTCGGGCTTTTGCTGCTGCTGCAGCTTGCCGCCGCGGGGTGGTTTCTGTGGAGCGGACGCCGCAGGCATGGCAGGGAAGCCGGCGACGCATAA
- a CDS encoding redoxin domain-containing protein has product MEGHQRNLYLYDRFNARVAGVSRNDPTTLAYWAEDLELTFPVFSNTVGHAGIWFGALKEGYPMFSRTTVVIDKWGIIRYMKSGSPDYHEILTLLKQLHEEEGKR; this is encoded by the coding sequence ATGGAGGGTCATCAGAGAAACCTCTATCTCTATGACCGCTTCAACGCCCGCGTCGCGGGCGTCAGCCGCAACGATCCCACCACCCTCGCCTATTGGGCCGAGGACCTGGAATTGACTTTTCCGGTGTTTTCCAACACGGTCGGGCACGCCGGTATCTGGTTCGGGGCTCTCAAGGAAGGCTATCCCATGTTCTCACGCACCACGGTGGTGATCGACAAGTGGGGCATTATCCGTTACATGAAGAGCGGTTCCCCCGACTATCATGAAATCCTGACCCTGCTCAAGCAACTGCATGAAGAGGAGGGCAAGCGATGA
- a CDS encoding bifunctional methylenetetrahydrofolate dehydrogenase/methenyltetrahydrofolate cyclohydrolase has protein sequence MIATPDVVAARYRAEIRNEIDAHDRPLKVVGLLSGDYAPSRTYAAYTRKACEDLGIEYELREAARLDLEHAIRDANADPDVNGLMVYYPIFGNEQDRYLKEVVDYRKDIEGLHSFWINMLYSNERIDLDAPQPNKAVVPCTPLAILKMLEANGAYGSSGHEPAANRTVTIFNRSEVVGRPLAVMMSNDGATVYSFDEFGPLLYRGGQAEETDISREQALASSNVVITGVPSKSFPKIEAHELNANTVCLNFATVKNFTAEAEQQAQTFIPRVGPVTIAMCMRNTLRLYHAYQKK, from the coding sequence ATGATTGCAACTCCAGACGTTGTTGCGGCCCGCTACCGGGCGGAGATCCGCAACGAAATCGACGCGCATGATCGGCCCCTCAAGGTGGTCGGCCTGCTCTCCGGCGACTATGCGCCGTCCAGAACCTATGCCGCCTATACCCGCAAGGCCTGTGAGGATCTCGGCATTGAGTATGAGTTGCGCGAGGCGGCCCGCCTCGATCTGGAGCACGCCATTCGCGACGCCAACGCCGACCCGGATGTCAACGGGCTGATGGTCTACTATCCGATCTTCGGCAACGAGCAGGATCGCTACCTCAAGGAGGTCGTCGATTATCGCAAGGATATCGAGGGGCTGCACTCCTTCTGGATCAACATGCTTTACAGCAACGAGCGTATCGACCTCGATGCGCCGCAGCCCAACAAGGCGGTGGTTCCCTGCACACCGCTAGCGATCCTCAAGATGCTTGAAGCCAACGGTGCCTACGGCAGCAGCGGGCACGAGCCGGCGGCCAATCGCACGGTCACCATTTTCAACCGCAGCGAAGTGGTGGGGCGGCCACTGGCGGTGATGATGTCCAACGACGGCGCCACGGTCTATTCCTTTGATGAGTTCGGTCCCCTGCTCTACCGCGGCGGACAGGCCGAGGAAACCGACATTTCACGGGAGCAGGCGCTGGCGTCATCCAATGTGGTCATCACCGGAGTACCTTCGAAATCATTTCCCAAGATCGAAGCCCATGAACTCAACGCCAACACGGTGTGCCTCAACTTCGCCACCGTGAAGAACTTTACCGCTGAAGCCGAACAGCAGGCGCAGACCTTCATCCCGCGCGTGGGTCCGGTGACCATCGCCATGTGCATGCGCAATACCCTGCGGCTCTATCACGCCTACCAGAAGAAGTGA